Proteins encoded by one window of Lasioglossum baleicum chromosome 4, iyLasBale1, whole genome shotgun sequence:
- the Dbp80 gene encoding putative ATP-dependent RNA helicase Dbp80: MASTQVDWGKYPDEQDKLSAKVSSLNIEKQPVENVSNVSNNTETKSEDGTEEQISPAEKSFLQKIIRKGLVVTTKDIEVQRKDPSSPLYSVKTFEALHLKPALLKGVYAMGFNAPSKIQETALPTLLADPPQNMIAQSQSGTGKTAAFVLAMLSRVDTSKNYPQVLCLSPTYELAIQTGEVAAKMSAFCNEIKIKYAVRGEEISRGSTITEHIIIGTPGKVLDWAIKFKFFSLSKITVFVLDEADVMIATQGHQDQCIRIHKQLARKCQMMFFSATYEPEVMKFAEIIVNNPLIIRLLKEEESLDNIEQYYVKCKDLEEKYTAITNIYGVITIGQAIIFCHTRKTANWLAERMTKDGHAVAVLSGELTVEQRISVLDRFREGLEKVLITTNVLARGIDVQQVTIVVNFDLPMDQNWKADCETYLHRIGRTGRFGKSGIAINLVDSSHAMAICKEIEAHFGKKIRYLNAEDADEIEKIGA, encoded by the exons ATGGCTTCGACTCAAGTCGACTGGGGTAAATATCCGGACGAACAAGACAAACTATCCGCAAAG GTGTCCAGTTTAAACATAGAAAAACAACCTGTGGAAAATGTATCGAACGTATCGAACAATACAGAGACGAAGAGCGAAGATGGGACGGAGGAGCAGATCTCGCCGGCAGAGAAATCGTTCTTGCAAAAAATTATACGCAAAGGTTTAGTAGTAACGACAAAGGATATAGAAGTTCAAAGAAAAGACCCATCTTCGCCTCTGTATAGCGTTAAAACATTTGAAGCTCTTCATCt AAAACCAGCTTTACTGAAAGGGGTATACGCGATGGGATTTAACGCGCCATCAAAAATCCAAGAAACCGCTTTACCTACTTTACTCGCCGATCC CCCCCAAAATATGATAGCTCAGTCGCAATCCGGGACTGGCAAAACAGCAGCATTTGTATTGGCGATGTTGAGCAGAGTAGATACATCTAAGAATTATCCTCAAGTGCTTTGTTTGTCGCCAACTTACGAATTAGCAATACAGACAGGAGAAGTAGCAGCGAAAATGTCTGCGTTTtgtaacgaaataaaaattaaatatgcaGTCAGAGGAGAAGAAA TAAGTCGTGGGTCGACGATCACCGAACACATTATTATAGGAACGCCAGGCAAAGTTTTAGATTGGGCTATTAAATTTAAGTTCTTTAGTTTGAGTAAGATAACGGTGTTCGTCTTAGACGAAGCAGATGTAATGATTGCGACGCAAGGCCATCAAGACCAGTGTATTCGTATTCACAA GCAGCTTGCACGCAAATGCCAAATGATGTTCTTCTCTGCCACATATGAACCGGAAGTCATGAAGTTTGCGGAGATTATAGTTAATAATCCTTTAATAATACGATTGTTGAAAGAAGAAGAGAGTTTAGATAATATCGAACAATATTATGTAAAGTGCAAAGACTTGGAAGAAAAATATACAGCTATTACCAATATTTATGGTGTGATAACAATAGGACAAGCAATCATCTTTTGCCAT ACTAGGAAAACGGCAAATTGGTTAGCAGAAAGAATGACAAAAGATGGTCATGCTGTAGCTGTTTTATCTGGTGAATTAACGGTCGAACAAAGAATATCTGTTTTGGATCGATTTAGAGAAGGTCTTGAGAAAGTTCTCATTACGACAAATGTCTTAGCTAGAG GCATCGATGTTCAACAAGTAACGATAGTAGTTAATTTTGATCTACCTATGGACCAAAATTGGAAAGCAGATTGCGAAACATACTTGCACAGAATCGGCCGAACGGGACGATTCGGGAAATCTGGAATCGCTATTAATTTGGTAGATTCGTCGCACGCAATGGCTATTTGCAAAGAGATAGAGGCACACTTTGGGAAAAAGATACGTTACTTAAACGCTGAAGACGCAGATGAAATCGAGAAAATTGGAGCCTAG
- the LOC143207689 gene encoding heat shock protein 60A has translation MHRLPTVLRGAALRQLQARSYAKDVRFGSEVRALMLQGVDILADAVAVTMGPKGRNVILEQSWGSPKITKDGVTVAKGVELKDKFQNIGAKLVQDVANNTNEEAGDGTTTATVLARAIAKEGFEKISKGANPVEIRRGVMLAVDKVKDELKALSKPVTTPEEIAQVATISANGDKAIGNLISDAMKKVGKEGVITVKDGKTLHDELEVIEGMKFDRGYISPYFINSSKGAKVEFQDALLLFSEKKISSVQSIIPALELANSQRKPLVIIAEDVDGEALSTLVVNRLKIGLQVAAVKAPGFGDNRKATLQDMAILTGGIVFGDDANLIKLENVQACDLGEVGEVVITKDDTLFLKGKGKKNDIDHRADVIRDQIVNTTSEYEKEKLQERLARLASGVAVLRVGGSSEVEVNEKKDRVHDALNATRAAVEEGIVPGGGTALLRCIPVLKNIKSSNSDQETGIKIVANALRMPCLQIAQNAGVDASVVVAKVSESSLGYDALNDEYVDMIEKGIIDPTKVVRTALTDAAGVASLLTTAEAVVTELPKEEPQMPMGGGMGGMGGMGGMGGMGM, from the exons ATGCACAGACTACCGACCGTGTTGCGCGGTGCGGCTTTGCGCCAATTACAAGCTCGTTCTTACGCTAAAGATGTACGTTTCGGATCGGAAGTCAGAGCACTCATGTTGCAAGGTGTGGACATTTTAGCTGATGCTGTTGCGGTAACAATGGGTCCTAAGGGTCGTAACGTTATATTGGAACAAAGCTGGGGTAGTCCGAAGATCACTAAAGACGGTGTAACCGTAGCGAAGGGAGTAGAGTTGAAAGATAAATTTCAGAATATTGGGGCAAAGTTGGTACAAGATGTGGCGAACAATACCAACGAAGAAGCAGGTGACGGCACAACGACGGCTACAGTTTTAGCAAGGGCTATCGCTAAAGAAGGCTTCGAGAAAATTAGCAAAGGCGCCAATCCTGTAGAAATAAGAAGAG GCGTTATGTTAGCAGTGGACAAGGTTAAAGACGAACTGAAAGCTTTAAGCAAACCAGTCACTACGCCAGAGGAGATCGCGCAAGTCGCAACAATCTCTGCCAACGGAGACAAGGCTATCGGCAATCTTATTTCCGATGCCATGAAGAAAGTTGGAAAGGAAGGTGTTATCACAGTGAAGGACGGTAAAACGCTGCACgacgaactcgaagttatagaAGGAATGAAATTCGACAGGGGCTACATATCTCCGTACTTTATAAATTCTAGTAAAGGAGCAAAAGTTGAATTTCAAGACGCGCTTTTGCTCTTCAGCGAGAAAAAAATCTCGTCTGTACAATCTATAATTCCAGCTTTGGAATTAGCGAATTCACAGCGAAAACCATTAGTCATTATCGCTGAAGATGTTGACGGCGAAGCTTTATCGACCCTTGTGGTAAACAGATTGAAAATCGGTTTGCAAGTGGCTGCTGTTAAAGCGCCTGGTTTTGGAGACAATAGAAAAGCAACGCTTCAGGATATGGCAATTCTAACCGGTGGAATCGTTTTTGGGGACGACGCGAATCTCATCAAGTTGGAAAACGTACAAGCATGCGATTTGGGCGAAGTAGGAGAGGTAGTGATTACAAAGGACGATACGCTCTTCCTTAAAGGCAAAGGAAAAAAGAATGACATCGACCACAGGGCGGATGTAATCAGAGATCAAATAGTGAATACAACTTCAGAGTACGAAAAGGAAAAGCTGCAAGAGCGTTTGGCAAGATTAGCATCGGGAGTCGCAGTTTTGAGAGTCGGCGGTAGCAGCGAAGTGGAAGTTAACGAGAAGAAGGATCGAGTTCACGATGCTCTCAATGCTACTCGTGCTGCGGTCGAAGAAGGCATCGTTCCGGGAG GTGGAACCGCCCTTCTGAGATGTATTCCAGTTTTGAAGAATATTAAATCGTCGAACAGTGACCAAGAAACAGGAATTAAAATTGTAGCCAACGCTTTGCGTATGCCGTGTTTACAAATTGCTCAGAATGCAGGTGTTGACGCGAGTGTAGTAGTGGCAAAAGTTAGTGAAAGTAGTTTAGGCTACGATGCTTTGAACGACGAATACGTTGATATGATCGAGAAAGGAATTATCGACCCGACAAAAGTAGTACGCACAGCACTGACCGATGCTGCGGGTGTCGCGTCGTTGCTCACAACTGCGGAAGCAGTGGTAACAGAATTGCCTAAAGAAGAACCTCAGATGCCAATGGGTGGCGGTATGGGTGGAATGGGCGGCATGGGTGGTATGGGAGGCATGGGCATGTAA
- the LOC143207729 gene encoding 10 kDa heat shock protein, mitochondrial — MAAANAIKRLVPLFDRVLIQRAEAITKTKGGIVLPEKAQAKVLQGTVVAIGPGQRNEKGEHVPLSIKVGDTVLLPEYGGTKVELEDNKELHLFRESDILAKLEV; from the exons ATG GCTGCGGCTAATGCCATTAAGAGACTCGTACCCCTCTTTGATAGAGTGCTCATACAAAGAGCCGAAGCTATAACCAAAACAAAGGGAGGTATCGTTCTACCGGAGAAAGCTCAGGCAAAAGTTTTACAGGGCACCGTAGTGGCGATAGGACCCGGACAACGAAACGAG AAAGGAGAACACGTTCCTCTGAGCATCAAAGTTGGCGATACCGTTTTATTGCCAGAATATGGCGGAACTAAAGTAGAGCTCGAAGATAATAAAGAATTGCACTTATTCCGCGAGTCGGATATATTGGCAAAGTTGGAAGTTTAG
- the Sas10 gene encoding UTP3 small subunit processome component Sas10, with product MKNKKRTKTFQASKETDDLEDVDMNEVTDSEEEYPENERKLLEKVRNRRSSENYDSDYEVYGLQNENEDEDVTENEDEGDSMASDIEGLQEDYDLPNEKAWGKKKKAYYSTDYVDPDYATTSQKDLADAEMEEEEARNIQKRLAEQLDDADFGLDFIQPTKPNEKEILDDTEQFIKTDLSKLSKRQKQALMEKESPEFMVLVNNFKDRLTEAKDVLGPFLELAKLNSFSNTQAVSFVKTKYDVLLNYCINISFYLMLKAKRLPINSHPVIKRLAQYSQLMTQLESGQGNLIEEIKEILKARKQGKPLYNISDGSEVRTDKTKVSTHFKEKLDHIKKSVNAKVTSQQLAKSKYDTGKKDFADEEENSEDITIENVDDLESHTSMAEEEIEDTVEREEKEIEDNNTRDLVIESEGKRGITYQIAKNKGLTPHRKKDQRNPRVKHRNKYRKAKIRRKGAVREVRKEIVRYAGEISGIKAGVKKSIKLK from the exons atgaagaataaaaaaag GACAAAAACATTCCAAGCGAGCAAAGAAACAGATGATTTAGAGGATGTAGATATGAACGAAGTCACAGATTCTGAAGAAGAATATCCAGAAAATGAGCGAAAATTACTCGAGAAAGTACGAAATAGACGTTCTTCGGAAAACTACGATAGCGATTACGAAGTCTACGGGTTACAAAACGAAAACGAAGATGAAGATGTTACAGAGAACGAAGATGAAGGAGATTCCATGGCATCGGATATCGAAGGATTACAAGAAGATTATGATTTACCAAACGAAAAAGCTTGGGGTAAAAAGAAAAAAGCTTATTATTCTACGGATTACGTAGATCCCGACTATGCTACGACTAGTCAGAAGGATTTAGCCGATGCAGAAATGGAAGAAGAGGAAGCTAGAAACATTCAGAAAAGATTGGCGGAACAATTAGACGATGCCGATTTTGGATTAGATTTTATACAACCGACGAAACCTAATGAAAAAGAAATCCTGGATGACACAGAGCAATTTATAAAAACTGATCTGAGTAAGCTTAGTAAAAGACAAAAACAAGCACTAATGGAAAAAGAAAGCCCAGAATTTATGGTGCTTGTAAACAACTTTAAAG ATCGTTTAACGGAGGCGAAAGATGTATTAGGACCATTTCTGGAATTGGCTAAACTCAATTCATTTTCCAATACTCAGGCGGTATCTTTTGTAAAAACAAAGTATGATGTTTTATTGAATTACTGTATCAATATATCGTTTTATTTGATGCTGAAAGCGAAAAGACTGCCTATAAATTCTCATCCTGTTATAAAACGTTTGGCGCAATACAGCCAATTGATGACTCAGTTAGAGTCAGGACAAGGAAATCTAATAGAAGAGATCAAAGAAATATTGAAAGCTAGGAAACAAGGGAAACCGTTGTATAATATATCGGACGGTTCCGAAGTAAGAACCGACAAAACGAAAGTGTCTACTCATTTCAAAGAAAAGCTTGATCATATAAAAAAATCTGTAAATGcaaaagttacaagtcaacagTTAGCAAAATCTAAATACGACACGGGGAAGAAAGATTTTGCAGACGAGGAAGAGAACTCCGAAGATATAACCATAGAGAACGTGGACGATTTGGAAAGTCACACGAGTATGGCGGAAGAGGAAATAGAAGATACCGTAGAAAGAGAAGAGAAGGAAATAGAAGATAATAATACGAGAGATTTGGTAATCGAAAGCGAAGGCAAAAGAGGAATTACATATCAGATAGCAAAGAACAAAGGTTTAACACCGCATCGTAAAAAAGATCAACGTAATCCTAGAGTAAAACACAGAAACAAGTATCGTAAAGCGAAAATTCGACGAAAGGGAGCT GTGAGAGAAGTAAGGAAAGAAATAGTTCGATACGCGGGAGAAATATCTGGTATTAAAGCTGGTGTAAAGAAAAGTATTAAGCTAAAATAA